From Clarias gariepinus isolate MV-2021 ecotype Netherlands chromosome 2, CGAR_prim_01v2, whole genome shotgun sequence, one genomic window encodes:
- the hsd17b2 gene encoding estradiol 17-beta-dehydrogenase 2 has protein sequence MELWLCVLIVATSAALLMVGRRRTHWSWPVGLVVVEVMLCCWISSGSVAVIIIIMSATCGCCMLHFTAGRQEDLLPVQGKAVLITGCDSGFGHNLAKILDKAGMKVYAGVLNEFGPGAQELREVSSAQLVILQLDITNLDQISEAHKLIKSQRGETGLWGLVNNAGVLGHTCDAELLPMRILRKIMNVNFIAGVEVTKVFLPLIRKAQGRFVCVSSMSGEVPFPGFAAYGASKAAVISYYGALRQELSCWGVKVAIVQPGGFKTNIFGSQEEWCKLQQEILSTQSQEVIDAYGEEYIGSMVHTLSTMTTQTCDNFKPVLDDLQHALLSKNPRAFYYPGPMAWAVPALQRICPTHLFDAIFARLLTYKALSPAGVAIKK, from the exons ATGGAGCTCTGGCTGTGTGTGTTGATCGTAGCTACCAGTGCTGCACTGCTGATGGTGGGACGGAGGAGAACTCACTGGTCATGGCCAGTAGGGCTTGTGGTGGTGGAGGTGATGCTGTGCTGTTGGATATCAAGTGGAAGTGtggcagtaataataataataatgagtgcCACCTGCGGCTGCTGCATGCTCCACTTTACTGCAGGAAGGCAGGAGGATTTGCTGCCTGTGCAAGGCAAAGCAGTGCTCATTACAG GTTGTGACTCTGGTTTTGGTCACAATCTTGCTAAGATCCTGGACAAGGCTGGGATGAAGGTGTACGCAGGAGTGCTGAATGAGTTCGGACCTGGTGCTCAGGAGCTCAGGGAGGTTTCTTCTGCACAGCTTGTCATCCTACAGCTGGATATCACAAACCTAGACCAAATCTCTGAAGCTCATAAGCTTATCAAGAGTCAAAGAGGAGAGACgg GTCTTTGGGGACTGGTGAACAATGCAGGAGTGCTTGGACATACGTGTGATGCAGAACTTCTTCCTATGAGAATATTAAGAAAAATCATGAATGTGAATTTTATTGCTGGTGTAGAGGTTACTAAAGTTTTCCTGCCTTTGATAAGAAAAGCACAAGgaaggtttgtgtgtgtatccagTATGTCAG GAGAAGTTCCGTTCCCTGGGTTCGCTGCATACGGAGCATCTAAGGCAGCTGTGATTTCTTACTATGGAGCTCTGAGACAAGAACTGTCCTGTTGGGGCGTAAAAGTGGCCATTGTTCAGCCCGGGGGCTTCAAGACAA ACATTTTTGGCAGTCAAGAGGAATGGTGTAAACTCCAGCAGGAAATCCTCAGCACCCAGTCCCAAGAAGTAATAGATGCATATGGAGAAGAGTACATCGGCTCCATGGTACACACTTTAAGTACAATGACTACTCAGACCTGTGATAATTTTAAGCCAGTGCTGGATGATCTACAACATGCGTTACTTTCAAAAAATCCAAGGGCCTTTTACTATCCGGGACCCATGGCCTGGGCTGTTCCAGCCCTACAAAGGATCTGTCCAACACACCTGTTTGATGCCATTTTTGCAAGGTTATTAACTTACAAAGCCTTAAGTCCAGCAGGAGTGGctattaaaaaatga
- the snx20 gene encoding sorting nexin-20 isoform X1: MTLVVMMDESSTSQEEKRKFGHAVAMDSETQLLNLRTDDETTHPLNSEQLGETSFDTAEGTSASCLTTAELQQHWRAVKQEIRSVKLLFQIPSTRTIEHTTSRYVVYQIILIRSGSYDRKHAAIERRYSDFLHLHHELLQDFSEELEDVTLPKKKLMGNFCEENIAERRVTLCDYLTQLYSLRYIRHSPAFIAFFTHPELKTAYDLLRGGRYSHALGVLQNALVLQEKLCSHDSPLLVQTLCALFVCHRDLEDFHAAFQTGHRALPAVRRYGLRKYRSPLLEAMVDLGYKLQRPVAQLQEELIRVQNSTHGSETLMSLKQLVVQEFT, from the exons atgacaCTTGTGGTGATGATGGATGAAAGTTCAACTTCAcaagaagaaaagaggaaaTTTGGACATGCTGTGGCCATGGATTCAGAGACTCAGCTTCTCAACTTGAGGACCGATGATGAAACCACACACCCGCTTAACTCTGAGCAATTAGGAGAGACATCGTTTGACACTG CCGAAGGCACCAGTGCCTCCTGTCTCACTACGGCAGAGCTTCAGCAGCACTGGAGGGCGGTAAAACAAGAGATTAGGTCTGTCAAACTGCTGTTTCAGATCCCATCCACCCGTACTATAGAACACACAACATCCAGATATGTG GTGTATCAGATAATACTAATCAGATCAGGCAGTTATGATCGTAAGCATGCTGCCATCGAGCGCCGCTACTCTGATTTCCTCCACTTGCACCATGAGCTTCTTCAGGACTTCAGCGAGGAGCTTGAGGATGTCACCTTGCCCAAGAAGAAGCTGATGGGAAACTTCTGTGAGGAGAACATCGCTGAACGGCGTGTGACTCTCTGTGACTACCTGACTCAGCTGTACTCTTTGCGCTACATCCGCCACTCACCTGCTTTTATAGCATTCTTCACTCACCCTGAGCTGAAGACTGCCTATGACCTGTTGCGTGGAGGCCGCTACTCACACGCCCTGGGGGTTCTGCAAAATGCATTAGTGCTCCAGGAGAAACTGTGCTCTCATGATTCGCCCCTGCTTGTGCAAACACTTTGTGCTCTTTTTGTGTGTCATAGGGACCTGGAGGATTTCCATGCAGCTTTTCAGACTGGACACAGGGCGCTGCCAGCAGTAAGGCGCTATGGACTGCGCAAGTATCGTAGCCCGCTACTGGAGGCCATGGTTGATCTGGGGTATAAATTACAGCGCCCTGTGGCTCAGTTACAAGAAGAACTGATCAGAGTTCAAAACTCCACACATGGATCAGAGACACTAATGTCACTAAAACAGCTTGTGGTGCAAGAGTTTACATGA
- the mphosph6 gene encoding M-phase phosphoprotein 6 codes for MANEGSTKLSKNLLRMKFMQRGLDAEVKKQLEEEEKRIISDEHWYLDLPELKAKESYIVEEKSYIPCEDLVYGRMSFKGFNSEVEKLMVLMNAPKEEEDEVEEKDMTQMDMDVTDEEMAMRYGSLVESMKRRFAKKRERTCLKNVEEDLNHNTVETQPKKAFLKPQD; via the exons ATGGCAAACGAGGGTTCAACGAAGCTGTCGAAAAACCTTCTACGGATGAAG TTTATGCAAAGAGGTCTTGATGCAGAGGTAAAGAAACAACTGGAGGAAGAAGAGAAGAGGATTATAAGCGATGAACATTGGTATTTGGACCTGCCTGAACTTAAAGCCAAAGA GAGCTACATTGTTGAAGAAAAGAGTTACATTCCATGTGAAGACTTGGTTTATGGAAGAATGTCATTTAAGGGATTCAATTCTGAGGTTGAG AAACTAATGGTTCTAATGAATGCTCCCAAAGAAGAGGAGGATGAAGTGGAGGAGAAGGATATGACTCAGATGGACATGGATGTAACTGATGAGGAGATGGCCATGAG ATATGGAAGCTTGGTTGAAAGCATGAAACGAAGATTTGCCAAAAAAAGGGAACGCACATGTCTGAAGAATGTCGAGGAAGATCTCAACCATAATACTGTAGAGACACAACCTAAGAAAGCTTTTTTAAAGCCACAGGACTGA
- the snx20 gene encoding sorting nexin-20 isoform X2: MSLDLQSSTSQEEKRKFGHAVAMDSETQLLNLRTDDETTHPLNSEQLGETSFDTAEGTSASCLTTAELQQHWRAVKQEIRSVKLLFQIPSTRTIEHTTSRYVVYQIILIRSGSYDRKHAAIERRYSDFLHLHHELLQDFSEELEDVTLPKKKLMGNFCEENIAERRVTLCDYLTQLYSLRYIRHSPAFIAFFTHPELKTAYDLLRGGRYSHALGVLQNALVLQEKLCSHDSPLLVQTLCALFVCHRDLEDFHAAFQTGHRALPAVRRYGLRKYRSPLLEAMVDLGYKLQRPVAQLQEELIRVQNSTHGSETLMSLKQLVVQEFT, from the exons ATGTCATTGGATTTACAAAG TTCAACTTCAcaagaagaaaagaggaaaTTTGGACATGCTGTGGCCATGGATTCAGAGACTCAGCTTCTCAACTTGAGGACCGATGATGAAACCACACACCCGCTTAACTCTGAGCAATTAGGAGAGACATCGTTTGACACTG CCGAAGGCACCAGTGCCTCCTGTCTCACTACGGCAGAGCTTCAGCAGCACTGGAGGGCGGTAAAACAAGAGATTAGGTCTGTCAAACTGCTGTTTCAGATCCCATCCACCCGTACTATAGAACACACAACATCCAGATATGTG GTGTATCAGATAATACTAATCAGATCAGGCAGTTATGATCGTAAGCATGCTGCCATCGAGCGCCGCTACTCTGATTTCCTCCACTTGCACCATGAGCTTCTTCAGGACTTCAGCGAGGAGCTTGAGGATGTCACCTTGCCCAAGAAGAAGCTGATGGGAAACTTCTGTGAGGAGAACATCGCTGAACGGCGTGTGACTCTCTGTGACTACCTGACTCAGCTGTACTCTTTGCGCTACATCCGCCACTCACCTGCTTTTATAGCATTCTTCACTCACCCTGAGCTGAAGACTGCCTATGACCTGTTGCGTGGAGGCCGCTACTCACACGCCCTGGGGGTTCTGCAAAATGCATTAGTGCTCCAGGAGAAACTGTGCTCTCATGATTCGCCCCTGCTTGTGCAAACACTTTGTGCTCTTTTTGTGTGTCATAGGGACCTGGAGGATTTCCATGCAGCTTTTCAGACTGGACACAGGGCGCTGCCAGCAGTAAGGCGCTATGGACTGCGCAAGTATCGTAGCCCGCTACTGGAGGCCATGGTTGATCTGGGGTATAAATTACAGCGCCCTGTGGCTCAGTTACAAGAAGAACTGATCAGAGTTCAAAACTCCACACATGGATCAGAGACACTAATGTCACTAAAACAGCTTGTGGTGCAAGAGTTTACATGA